A single region of the Austwickia chelonae genome encodes:
- a CDS encoding ABC transporter permease, giving the protein MNRETSSASSTQEAPARNTRKLLARGSLLAGLLLVGALLITTVLSFLWTPYDPVLIDDTPRLLPPDGEHLFGTDAFGRDVFSRILHGSRTTLFVGVIAVGVAAGIGIPLGLTAAMSSRQWLDELVMRTSDVLLAFPALLLAIMSTAVFGASTGIAMVSIGIANVPAFARVARSGALAVLASDYVSAARVAGRSPLTIARYHVLPNIASLLIVQVSVSFAMAVLAEAALSYLGLGTPPPTPSWGRMLQESQDFLSTEPLLAFFPGVAIAVAVLGFNLLGDGLRDLLDPRLESRR; this is encoded by the coding sequence GGCTCACTCCTCGCAGGTCTTCTGCTTGTCGGCGCGCTGCTGATCACCACCGTGCTGTCCTTCCTCTGGACTCCCTACGACCCGGTGCTGATCGACGACACCCCTCGTCTGCTGCCTCCTGATGGAGAACATCTGTTCGGTACCGATGCCTTCGGGCGCGATGTCTTCTCCCGGATCCTTCACGGCAGCAGGACGACCCTCTTCGTCGGAGTGATCGCGGTCGGCGTAGCGGCAGGCATCGGTATACCTCTGGGACTGACTGCTGCGATGTCCTCCAGGCAGTGGCTGGACGAACTGGTCATGCGGACTTCGGACGTCCTTCTTGCCTTTCCCGCGCTGTTGCTCGCCATCATGTCGACAGCCGTCTTCGGCGCCAGCACAGGGATCGCCATGGTCTCGATCGGAATCGCCAATGTCCCGGCCTTCGCTCGAGTTGCCAGATCCGGTGCGCTCGCGGTACTGGCCAGTGACTATGTGTCTGCTGCCAGGGTGGCGGGTCGTTCGCCCCTGACGATCGCTCGCTATCACGTCCTGCCGAATATCGCCAGCCTGTTGATCGTCCAGGTTTCCGTATCCTTCGCGATGGCGGTCCTGGCCGAAGCTGCGTTGTCCTATTTGGGGCTCGGTACTCCTCCGCCGACTCCGTCCTGGGGGCGGATGCTCCAGGAGAGTCAAGATTTTCTGTCTACCGAGCCGCTCCTGGCTTTTTTCCCGGGTGTGGCGATCGCGGTGGCGGTCCTGGGGTTCAACCTGCTCGGTGACGGCCTGAGGGATCTGCTTGATCCTCGTCTGGAGAGTCGACGATGA
- a CDS encoding dipeptide ABC transporter ATP-binding protein codes for MTTLLRQTDAGEPEDDALLQIRGLRIATSRRELVHGIDLAVRRGERVGLIGESGSGKTLTALAVMGLLEEHLSVTGQIHLAGVEGNLLDKSEKALCDLRGSRMGMVFQEPMTALNPTMRVGAQVAEAMILHGRTDRAQAQREVLRLLAEMRLPDPAQAARAYPHQLSGGQRQRVVLAMALANSTDLLICDEPTTALDVTVQANVLDLVVRGVSRPGAGLLFISHDLGVIATVCDRVAVMYDGHIVESGGVQEVLSSPSHEYTQRLIAASELRGLEDRKGPEQLGPRSSIRLSPKTRVRPPEPGEPAEDIPLIQVQEVTREYRRPRSSLREPPPVVAALQGIDLTVRQGERLGIVGESGCGKSTLLRLIAGLDSPTRGRILVNGQQVSGVPERGLRFLRASLQMVFQDPLGSLDPRMRVYSSVREPLLATGHEGHRERIWSLLESVGIEPESAARYPHQFSGGQRQRISIARAIGPSPDILLADEPVSALDVSARAQVLAVLDHLVDDLGLTLVFVSHDLSVVRHVCERVIVMKAGQIVEEGPVEQIYTAPRHPYTRRLVASIPTVDRALSGVTAADLAAARAQEHPPESSDASTR; via the coding sequence ATGACGACACTTTTGCGGCAGACAGATGCCGGGGAGCCGGAGGACGACGCGCTCCTGCAGATCCGTGGACTTCGGATCGCCACCTCCCGTCGCGAGCTGGTCCACGGCATCGACCTGGCGGTCCGGCGCGGCGAGCGAGTCGGCCTCATCGGCGAATCCGGCTCCGGTAAGACCCTGACCGCCTTGGCGGTGATGGGCCTGCTCGAAGAGCATCTCAGCGTCACCGGCCAGATCCATCTCGCTGGTGTCGAGGGGAACCTGCTCGACAAGAGCGAGAAAGCGTTATGCGACCTTCGCGGCTCCCGGATGGGGATGGTCTTCCAAGAACCGATGACTGCGCTGAATCCCACGATGAGGGTCGGCGCCCAGGTCGCTGAGGCGATGATCTTGCATGGACGTACCGACCGGGCTCAAGCACAGCGTGAGGTGCTCCGATTGTTGGCAGAGATGAGATTGCCCGATCCTGCTCAGGCTGCTCGTGCCTACCCGCATCAGTTGTCCGGTGGGCAACGGCAACGGGTCGTCCTGGCCATGGCACTGGCGAATTCCACCGATCTGTTGATCTGCGACGAACCGACTACTGCGCTGGACGTGACCGTTCAGGCCAATGTGCTCGACCTCGTCGTGCGGGGCGTCTCCCGCCCCGGGGCAGGACTGCTCTTCATCAGCCACGATCTGGGAGTGATCGCCACGGTCTGCGACCGGGTCGCCGTCATGTACGACGGGCACATCGTGGAGAGCGGCGGCGTTCAAGAGGTCTTGTCTTCGCCTTCACACGAGTACACCCAACGACTCATCGCTGCATCAGAGCTACGCGGACTGGAGGACCGTAAGGGTCCTGAACAGCTGGGACCACGATCCTCGATCAGGCTCTCCCCGAAAACTCGGGTTCGTCCTCCTGAACCAGGCGAACCAGCCGAGGACATTCCGCTGATCCAGGTGCAGGAAGTCACCCGGGAGTATCGACGTCCTCGGAGTTCACTGCGGGAACCGCCTCCGGTGGTCGCCGCACTTCAAGGGATCGACCTGACCGTCCGCCAAGGAGAACGCCTCGGGATCGTCGGTGAGTCCGGTTGCGGGAAATCGACCTTGTTGAGGTTGATCGCAGGCCTGGACAGCCCTACCCGGGGAAGGATCCTGGTGAATGGACAACAAGTGTCCGGGGTACCGGAACGTGGCTTGCGTTTCCTGCGCGCCAGCCTGCAGATGGTCTTCCAAGATCCACTGGGTTCACTGGACCCGAGGATGCGCGTCTACTCCTCGGTGCGCGAGCCACTCCTGGCCACCGGGCACGAAGGCCATCGAGAACGTATCTGGTCCCTGCTGGAGTCGGTCGGGATCGAGCCGGAGAGTGCCGCGCGTTACCCCCACCAGTTCTCCGGAGGACAGCGACAAAGGATCTCCATAGCCCGGGCCATCGGACCGTCCCCGGACATCCTCCTGGCCGACGAACCGGTGAGCGCACTGGACGTCTCAGCCCGGGCCCAGGTGCTGGCCGTCCTGGATCATCTGGTCGATGATCTGGGACTGACCCTCGTCTTCGTGTCGCACGATCTCTCCGTCGTCCGACATGTCTGCGAACGTGTGATCGTGATGAAAGCAGGCCAGATCGTCGAGGAAGGACCGGTCGAACAGATCTACACCGCTCCTCGGCATCCGTACACCCGACGCCTCGTAGCCAGTATTCCGACCGTGGACCGTGCGCTGTCCGGCGTGACCGCTGCAGACCTGGCCGCTGCCCGCGCTCAGGAACATCCCCCGGAGAGCAGCGATGCATCGACACGATGA